A genomic window from Dermacentor silvarum isolate Dsil-2018 chromosome 9, BIME_Dsil_1.4, whole genome shotgun sequence includes:
- the LOC119464742 gene encoding uncharacterized protein LOC119464742, whose translation MASFPEFPLPGNESLNDVVRDLLSGNKSLSQIQVNSEYVITWNGFFNIIEVVLAASLFLVVNVMAGGDSTLRCLATVAFAMAVQGVHFLLCGLFSPVVTISIASSVYYVSFHIMAIFFFFGPGFCSLLSLHVSILECAGGIIAAITAVVLACVHLVHAIYCLTGSVTRHHNINIADLRNTFSDLVH comes from the exons ATGGCTTCGTTCCCCGAGTTCCCGCTGCCTGGAAACGAGAGCCTCAACGATGTGGTGCGCGACCTCCTGAGCGGGAACAAGTCGCTGTCGCAGATCCAGGTCAACAGCGAATACGTCATCACCTGGAACGGCTTCTTCAACATCATTGAAGTG GTGCTGGCCGCCTCGCTGTTCCTGGTGGTTAACGTGATGGCGGGCGGCGATTCAACGCTTCGCTGCCTGGCTACCGTTGCGTTCGCCATGGCCGTGCAGGGCGTGCACTTCCTGCTGTGCGGCCTCTTCTCGCCCGTCGTCACCATTAGCATCGCCTCCTCGGTCTAC TACGTGTCCTTCCACATCATGgccattttcttcttcttcggccCCGGCTTCTGCAGTCTCCTCAGCCTGCACGTGAGCATACTCGAGTGCGCCGGAGGAATCATCGCTGCG ATAACAGCCGTGGTGTTGGCCTGCGTTCACCTCGTGCACGCCATCTACTGTCTCACGGGCTCAGTGACCAGACACCACAACATCAACATCGCCGACTTGCGAAATACTTTCTCGGACCTCGTCCATTGA